A DNA window from Mycolicibacter hiberniae contains the following coding sequences:
- a CDS encoding DUF881 domain-containing protein, with the protein MKQNGPPSGDRRSPWRLGVPLVCLAAGLLLAATHGVSGGKEIRRGDAPRLVDLVRSAQATVEELTQQRDTLAHEVGSMHGRRSGVALSAMRHRTDQLVQAAGLEAMHGPGLVVTLADAQRDANGRFPRDASPDDLVVHQQDISAVLNALWTAGAEAVQMQDQRITASSAPRCVGNTLLLEGRTYSPPYVVTAIGDPAAMQEALAADPLIGLYKQYVIRFGLGYSEQVSADLVVAETPPVARMRYAVPAGPVDY; encoded by the coding sequence ATGAAGCAGAACGGGCCACCGTCCGGCGACCGCCGCTCACCGTGGCGGCTCGGAGTTCCGCTGGTGTGTCTTGCGGCCGGATTGTTGTTGGCGGCCACCCATGGCGTCTCCGGCGGAAAGGAGATCCGCCGCGGCGACGCGCCCCGGCTGGTTGATCTGGTTCGCTCGGCCCAGGCCACGGTGGAAGAGCTGACCCAGCAGCGCGACACCCTGGCCCACGAGGTCGGCTCGATGCACGGCCGCCGCTCCGGTGTCGCGCTCTCGGCCATGCGTCACCGCACCGACCAATTGGTGCAGGCCGCCGGCTTGGAGGCCATGCACGGTCCCGGCCTGGTGGTGACGCTCGCCGACGCGCAGCGCGACGCCAACGGCCGGTTCCCCCGCGACGCCTCTCCGGACGATCTGGTGGTGCACCAACAGGACATCTCCGCGGTGCTCAACGCCTTGTGGACCGCGGGCGCCGAAGCGGTGCAGATGCAGGACCAGCGCATCACCGCCTCCTCGGCCCCGCGCTGCGTGGGCAACACCCTGCTGCTGGAGGGCCGAACCTACAGCCCCCCCTATGTGGTGACCGCGATCGGGGATCCGGCCGCCATGCAGGAGGCGCTGGCCGCCGATCCGCTGATCGGCCTGTACAAGCAGTACGTGATCCGGTTCGGCCTGGGCTACAGCGAGCAGGTGTCCGCGGACTTGGTAGTGGCCGAGACGCCGCCAGTCGCCCGGATGCGCTATGCCGTGCCGGCCGGGCCGGTCGACTACTGA